CAAGGACTGGAATGGAAGCCAGCCAAGGCACAAAGCCCATCTGCCCTGCCAGTTCCTGTGAGAgtgggctgctgcagaggggTAGATTGGGCTGGGAATGTGACTCTCTAAAGAGGCCAGAACTAGATGCTTCCATGGGGATTTTGGCTTCTGGAACAGTGAGGTAGGGCTGTTGTTGGTTCCTACCCCAGCATCCCATGATGAAGTAAGGGGTGAGGAATGCCACGTGTGCTGTGCACTGGCATTGATCCTCAATAAATCCTTCTAATCCTCTCCTTCGTGCTGGTCAGGCTCCTGGGGAAGACAGGACAGCAAAAAGGTGCTCAGTGTTGTGCCCTCCTGCCCTTGTAGGGTGAGAGGCAGGAGGCAAGAATCCGGCATGGTCTCTCTTTGACCTTTCCTTTGGGACAGCACTGTCTGTTCCCACCCCAAAGGCACAGAGGATGCTCTTTGCCCCACCAGTAGGAGCAGTTTCCTCCCTTCTATGTCAGCCCTTTTCCCACCCATCCTTCAGCCTAACCAGAGCCAGTATCAGGGGAGTGGGAAGCTCTTACCTTGGGCAGAGGAGGAGCCTGCTGTGGGTTGTCCTGGGAGAGGAAAGGGCTTCCATCCAGCTGCcacctgcagggagctggggaggtgAGTGGTTGGCCAGTGCTGTCCATCCCTACCCAAGGGGAGCTCTCAGTCCCGTGTTGCCTATTTAACATTTGCAATAGATGTAAATATTTACTTCTAATATACTCTTTGAAAgaactgcagagctctgtgtgtgtgtgtaagctctgtgctggaggggctgggtgtgctggctgcagcccttctgctgctcagccaaAGTGACACCTCCTCCTTCAGGCTCCTCTTGTGTTCTGGGGGAGCCCTGGATGTAGAACAGGATTCTGGTGCACAGGATTTGCTTTCCAAGGGGAAGTAGCTCCCAAATGTGGTTGGAGAGCTCAGATCTGTCACCCACTGTCTGGGGTGAGCTTGGGAACCAGGAGTTCCTGCGAGGAATGGATGAGTGGAAGATGCTGTTGGTGCTCCCTGCTGGTCCTCAGTGACTCCTCTCCCACTGAGGACACGGGCAGAGGCAGGAAGAATCACCATCACTTCTGCATGCAGCACAAATCcacccagggcagctctgctggagttCTGCCCGTCCCTGAGACTTTTCCTCTGTGCCCCAGCGGTTGTGCACGCCCTGGACACTGGGaccagctgccctgggagagctctggagcgtgctgtgccccaggggagggagcagctgctcttggctcagcccagcctggccatCAGAGCCTGCTGTGTGCAGCCACGGAGCCCTGGGCAATGTGCCCTCTGTTAAACCAGTGCCTCacactggctgcagcagctgggactccaggagggaagagctgggggtttcagcaaagagaattcccaAACCAGAGAGCCCTGTGGCAATAAACACCGAGCCCTGCGTTTTCACTGAAGTTTATGAATAAAAGAGAATATTCCTAGCACAAGGAGAGTATGCAAAGTGGAGCCACTTGCAAATTACTTCTGCTGGGGGGAGTTTTGGATCTGGTAAACTCGGTGTTAAGGTTGTCTTGAAGGTACAGCAGCCCAAAAGTGTATCCCCATCTCCAAATGCACCACAAATTCACTCTTCTCCCCCAAACAAATGTTTAACCGGATGCTGTGGGTCAATATTTGCCTGCCAAATTCTCAAACAGGGGGTGGTGCCGAAGGTCGCTGCTGGGAGGGGGGGCTGGACAAGAGCTGTGTGTGCCccatgcagagctgctggacaggCCAAAGCAGGTGCCAGCTCCAACGTGGACATGAACAACCTCAGGTAAGGGACAAACCAAAGGATTTGACAGAAATGAGGGCTCCTGCAATGGCCCTCTGGGAGAGAGGTGTGAATTTGGCAGAGGGTTAAAGGATGGGCaccagcagggaggaaaagggtATTTAGGGTTGTATGTgactgtgggatttggggtgaagGAAGGGGAAGAGTGAACTGGCCTCAAGTTATTTTCTGCCAGTGGGATCTCAGCCCAGCAGTTCTGGGTGAAGCAGGGACTGCTTGGAGAGTGGAAAGCAGCCTCAGGAATTAAATGCGACACCGTGCAGGGGGCAGGGCTTTGGCATGGAGGCTTTATGAGAAGGAgaaggtattttatttctgtctgaaaGGGAAAAGTAGCTGGGTGAAGCGTTGGCCAGGGAATGGGTGGGGTTTTGTCCGTGACCCTGGAAGCCCTGTCCCACACTGGAACTGGAGCACGGAGGGGGGAGAGGCGGGGTTTGCCAGCAAAGGGAGAAGATgagtgctgggaaggggaggacTCCCCCTTCCAGGACATAATGCTGGGAAATTGCTCTGGTATTGCACTTCATACCTGCAAATTCCCTCCCAGACAGCACTTGCTGAGCACCTGCAGGTCAGTAGCCCTTCTCCCAAgagcctggggcacagctgaGGATGCTGTGCCTGTATCCTGGTGGTTTCCAtgggaaaggagcagaaagGCTCTTGTCTCCTTCCAGAGGCACAGTGTGTGCAGCACTGATTAGGGAAATACCATTTGCAATCCAGAGAAACCAGGGCAGCAGGGTCAGACAGGCAGGATCCAAGCggagcccggctgtggccgcagctctgctgtgggcccctgctcctctctgatTTCCCTGCCTTGGCACCAGACCCAGGAGCCCTGTGTTGTTTCTTTGAGCATTGTTCATCTCCCTACTGCTTTCCACGAGCTCCTGTGCCAACCTGTTTGGCCAGGTTGATAATTTTCTCCCTGTAGACCTGAATAGGCTGAGCTCACAGCTGGAAATAACTCCTCTCTCGGCTGGTCCTTCTGTTCCAGGAAAATGGGGTTCCtctgggggctgctctgcctggctgctctgcacagcctccCAAGGGTAAGTTGCTACTCCAGCAAAGAGCAAGGGAAGTCTGGTGGCTCCCTGAGCCAGACCATGGGGGAAATACCACCCAGAGAAGCCCTGGAAGGCAGAGAGGTTGAGGATACTGCTGGGGGGTTTACCAGCAAGGTTTCTAATCTTCTACCCAGCTAAAATAGTTGTAGATGTTCTTATTCatatttctgtagaaatttttcttttggaacTTGACCTCAACTGTATTTAGTGACCGTGACCTTCAGGAGTTAACAGGAGCTTTTTGAAAAGCAGGTTTTTCCTCCCCCCTCACTTTTAAATCTGGATCCCTGTCAGAACTGAGATTGCAAAACCCCACTGCTCACTCTCAAAAGGATCCATTATTTTGTGCCAGACTGGCCTGACCCCTTTTTAAACAAATCCAGTGTTTGCAGtgtctcccagctgctcctcacttCCACCTCCCCATGTCAGACCTCGCCGCCCCTGCGTctgcatcccaaaatcctgcccATGCTGTTGCCTCGTGGGGACTGCTACAGCCAGGATTGCAGTGCAAGCAGGGAAGACAAACTCTGGAAATTCAGAGGGACCTGACTTCGTttctttgttgattttttttttcccctcacagctgGCACATGCCACTGACCAGCAGCATCTTTTCCTGGACAAAGATGGGAAGCTGAGGGTAAGCACTGATGGGTTCCACCAAAGGGGGCTGAAGTTATGCTGTGGGATTTGCAGTTTTTCCTGAGAAGGGAtgagcccaggcagtgccagtgccaggagAAAGTCCATCTTTCTGCAGGCTTtacttccagctgctgccagtgctgtgctccTTCAGGCTGAAAGCTCCACCCTAAATAACTGCACAGAGCATGGAGTTAACATCAGTACTGGTGTGTACAGGGGCTGGCAGGTGGATGATTTAATTTCTGATTGATAAGGAAAGGTGAGGGAAACCACCAGCTGTGAGGATGACAGGGAGAAAGACCCGTTGCTGATCCAACCCATTGAGCCTGGGATGTTTCAGATCATGCAAATGTGAGGAGAGTAGTGGCAATGCTAAAGGCTAAAGCTTACAAGAgtggaaaatgaggaaatttAGAAAGAAGAGGGATGGAATAGAACACACAGGTCAAGAAAACACAGATGCCCAGAGGAGGAACTGAGCCAAACTCGATcagggctgtgacagcagcaggagctgaccAGTGTGAGGCAGGTGGGCACTGCTAAAATGTGTGAGGGGAGGCAATGAAATCAAGGCTGAGGATCTGTAAGTGCTGGAGGCACAGGACATGTGCTGAGCTGGTGGTGGGTCTTGCCCTCAAGCTTTCCTGAGAGCAAGTGGAGGAGGAACCACTGCCAGACCCTCACTGAGTCCATTTTCAGAGGATACAAGACCTCTTTTCCAAAGCCATTCCCTCAAATCATTATCCTCAGGGTTAAAGGGGAACTGAAGCAAAACCAccaccagagcagaggagtCCAGCTCTGCCCAGTTTTGTCAGCCCATTTAGGTGTGCAATGAAAGCCCATGAGGATGTCACTGTGCTCTTGCTTTCCCAGTGCTATCCTTGTTTCTCCCCAGGATGTGAAAAGTGCTAGAGTTGCACAGTCGGATTTGCTGGGAGCCATCCCAACCCTGCCAGAGGGAAAGATGGTAGAATTTAGTTATGACAGCTTCCAGAAGAACAATGGACCCATGTCAGCATTCCCCACCACCCTGCCAGACACGAGGGATGACTGGAACTCAGAAGATGAAGCTGtagctggggctgggggttgTCGTGGGAAGAAATCACCTGGGGAAAGTGCCTCTtctgaagaggaaggagaggctggagatAAAAGCTGTGAGATGACTTGGAAGAAGAGCCAGAGGCTGGCAGATGGCTTGATGAGATTCAGCATTGATCTCCTGAGAGAGGTGCAGCTGGAGTCCAAGAGAACCAACGTGATCCTGTCCCCCCTCAGCATCGCCCTCGCCTTGTCTCACCTGGCACTGGGTAATTCTGAGTGGCCAAACCAccattccctgcccttccccatTTCCTCTCCCAGAGGCACGAGCAACCAGATGCAAATGAAATACAGTCCCTTCCACTTATCCTTGCTCCTGCAGCTTTAATTAGGCATGATTACAATTGAAGCTGCCCTCTGAGGCTCCGACTCTCAGATTTCTCCAGCCTCTTTTGTGAGGCACAGCGTGTTTCTAACAAGAGGCAGCCAGAGTAACATCCCTGTTTTCCGCTCTTTGGGCATGAGACCTAACAGGAATTTGATTTTTAGGAGCAGCAAATCAGACAGAGAAGCGTTTGCTGGAGGTGATGCACCTGGAGTCAGTGCCCTGCCTCCACCATGTGCTGGGCACCCTTCGCAGGAGGCTCACAGAGTCCACCCTCAGCCTCGGGTCACGTCTGTACCTGCAGAAAGGTGAGAGGTGGCCCAGGGGGGCCTGGACTGGTGGAGGACAAACCTCCCAGTCACAGTGAGAGTGATGGAAGCATCCTGGAGACATCAATTTCCCCTATTTCCTCCTGTTGGGGAGTGTCATATCACGCTGAGCAAACCTTTTCCATCATTCCTCCCCTTTGCCAGGGTTTGAGGTGAAAGAGAAGTTCCTGGAGGATTCAGAGAAATTCTATGGAGCAAAGCCCAAGACCCTTTCTGGGATCAGTCAGGATGACCTCGTGGCCATAAAC
Above is a genomic segment from Vidua chalybeata isolate OUT-0048 chromosome 20, bVidCha1 merged haplotype, whole genome shotgun sequence containing:
- the SERPINF2 gene encoding alpha-2-antiplasmin isoform X2, translated to MNNLRKMGFLWGLLCLAALHSLPRLAHATDQQHLFLDKDGKLRDVKSARVAQSDLLGAIPTLPEGKMVEFSYDSFQKNNGPMSAFPTTLPDTRDDWNSEDEAVAGAGGCRGKKSPGESASSEEEGEAGDKSCEMTWKKSQRLADGLMRFSIDLLREVQLESKRTNVILSPLSIALALSHLALGAANQTEKRLLEVMHLESVPCLHHVLGTLRRRLTESTLSLGSRLYLQKGFEVKEKFLEDSEKFYGAKPKTLSGISQDDLVAINNWIKETTHGHIPSFLQQLPQNTVMLLLNAVYFHGFWRNKFNASFTGPDVFHLDNKFVVPVEMMKAHLYPLSWFTLESQDIQVAKFPFKSNVSFVVIVPNHNTRNTSQVLENFPYKQLCRLFPREVPTTVKIPKIKLDYKLELSQVLSQMGLQELFMSPNFQKITEEPLFVSSVQHQATLELKEDGVEASAATSVMLSRSVSVFSLDRPFVFVIFEDETGIPLFIGSVQNPNPDAAPQIREPQDSREATDANEHRVPK
- the SERPINF2 gene encoding alpha-2-antiplasmin isoform X1, which encodes MLGNCSGIALHTCKFPPRQHLLSTCRKMGFLWGLLCLAALHSLPRLAHATDQQHLFLDKDGKLRDVKSARVAQSDLLGAIPTLPEGKMVEFSYDSFQKNNGPMSAFPTTLPDTRDDWNSEDEAVAGAGGCRGKKSPGESASSEEEGEAGDKSCEMTWKKSQRLADGLMRFSIDLLREVQLESKRTNVILSPLSIALALSHLALGAANQTEKRLLEVMHLESVPCLHHVLGTLRRRLTESTLSLGSRLYLQKGFEVKEKFLEDSEKFYGAKPKTLSGISQDDLVAINNWIKETTHGHIPSFLQQLPQNTVMLLLNAVYFHGFWRNKFNASFTGPDVFHLDNKFVVPVEMMKAHLYPLSWFTLESQDIQVAKFPFKSNVSFVVIVPNHNTRNTSQVLENFPYKQLCRLFPREVPTTVKIPKIKLDYKLELSQVLSQMGLQELFMSPNFQKITEEPLFVSSVQHQATLELKEDGVEASAATSVMLSRSVSVFSLDRPFVFVIFEDETGIPLFIGSVQNPNPDAAPQIREPQDSREATDANEHRVPK